The Hymenobacter sp. GOD-10R genome includes a window with the following:
- a CDS encoding pitrilysin family protein translates to MLDRQVAPSVQPLASVTLPAADVFSLLNGARLHVLRNAAQPVVRLQVVFPAGKWYDPKSGVSLLTARMLLEGTRTRNARQIADEIAFYGASLECEQGFDRSTLTLYCLARHFRQLLPLVVAVITEPTFPATELDLLKTRTVQNVQIERQKPGYLASERFSNNLFGPTFPYGSVFNEATFQNITAGEVKAFHQATYQLSSAEVFLCGDVGIEQEELVTRMIGQHSSTNLPLVIEQADLRSAPLQDHVLLPDSIQSSLRIGRLWPSLSHADTHSLQVLVKVLGGYFGSRLMKNIREDKGYTYGIYASVSAREYATSFVIGTDVNAESTKSAIHEIHHELHRLQKELIPADELQTVKNYMAGKFANELSTVFEQCDKYKNLIFQHLPNTYYSDFLSQIRSVTSETLLQLSQDYLSPTDMIEVVAGPAH, encoded by the coding sequence ATGCTCGACCGCCAAGTCGCTCCTTCTGTTCAGCCGCTGGCTAGCGTAACGCTACCCGCGGCTGACGTGTTTTCACTCCTTAATGGCGCTAGGTTGCATGTGCTACGGAACGCTGCTCAGCCTGTTGTCCGCTTGCAGGTTGTATTCCCGGCTGGCAAGTGGTATGATCCAAAGTCAGGAGTTTCCCTTCTCACAGCACGCATGTTACTGGAAGGCACGCGTACACGTAACGCACGTCAGATTGCTGATGAAATAGCTTTCTATGGTGCCTCTCTAGAATGTGAGCAAGGCTTTGACCGATCCACACTCACTTTATATTGCTTGGCTCGTCATTTCAGGCAACTCTTGCCGCTTGTAGTAGCTGTAATTACAGAACCTACTTTCCCAGCTACGGAATTAGATTTACTCAAGACACGTACAGTTCAGAACGTGCAGATCGAACGACAAAAACCTGGCTACCTAGCTTCTGAACGTTTCTCTAATAATTTATTTGGTCCAACATTTCCTTACGGAAGCGTTTTCAACGAAGCTACCTTTCAGAATATAACTGCTGGTGAGGTCAAGGCTTTTCACCAAGCTACTTATCAACTAAGTAGCGCAGAAGTTTTTCTGTGCGGTGATGTCGGTATTGAGCAAGAAGAATTGGTAACACGGATGATAGGTCAGCATTCATCAACCAATCTGCCGCTTGTTATTGAGCAGGCTGATTTGCGCTCTGCTCCTCTACAAGACCATGTTCTTCTTCCTGACAGCATCCAATCTTCTTTACGCATTGGGCGTTTATGGCCATCCCTTAGCCATGCAGATACTCACTCCCTACAGGTGCTAGTGAAAGTGTTGGGAGGTTACTTTGGCTCGCGGCTTATGAAAAACATCCGTGAGGATAAAGGATATACGTATGGCATTTATGCTAGCGTTTCTGCGCGTGAGTATGCGACTAGCTTTGTCATTGGTACAGACGTTAACGCTGAAAGCACCAAATCAGCTATACACGAGATTCACCATGAACTGCATCGCCTCCAGAAGGAATTAATCCCTGCTGATGAGTTACAGACAGTAAAGAATTATATGGCAGGTAAGTTTGCGAACGAGTTAAGTACTGTTTTCGAGCAATGTGACAAGTACAAGAACCTCATTTTCCAACACCTACCTAATACCTACTACTCAGATTTCTTATCTCAAATTCGTTCAGTAACATCTGAAACACTCTTGCAGCTCTCACAAGACTATTTATCACCTACTGATATGATAGAAGTAGTAGCTGGCCCTGCTCATTAA
- a CDS encoding serine hydrolase, whose product MSGLASSYPDQIPVPSLLAKENSNENKATGKSWLLDSLLHSDAQLAAVVNQAAKYELQIIYTQIDRDEKNQPHFTQHNFQLDAHQYFDPASLVKLPTAIVALEKVNSLRHHGLTRRSPMATGVAYRCQTPVPFIAAADSDYQYSIGNYIKRMLLVSDNNAYNRLYEFVGQRPLNERLASLGYSQVRIVRRFAPCDTTANRHTNPVAFYDPNGHIIYSQEAASNTKPFDAPIGHVAKGKAYKAGGKVIRQPYDLTTANYLPLQDITDMLKAVMFPTYTAKASHFSLTNTDYQFLRYYLHHTPHSSGFIPYHSAVYFDAYKKYLYYGRRKTAVNRPDLRIYNIVGMSHGYLADVAYIADSTQHAEFMLSCVLYTNEDGIINDGVYEYTTVGLPFMERLGKVIYKYEVNRSKRYIANLSEMFSAESQ is encoded by the coding sequence ATGAGTGGTTTAGCCTCTAGCTATCCGGACCAAATACCGGTACCTAGCTTGTTAGCGAAGGAGAATAGCAATGAAAACAAAGCCACGGGAAAATCATGGCTGTTGGATAGTCTGCTCCATTCTGACGCGCAGCTAGCTGCCGTGGTTAATCAGGCTGCCAAATACGAGTTGCAAATCATTTACACACAAATTGACCGCGATGAGAAAAACCAGCCACATTTCACGCAGCACAATTTTCAGTTAGATGCGCACCAGTATTTTGACCCTGCTAGCTTAGTTAAGCTCCCCACAGCTATAGTAGCGCTAGAGAAAGTCAACAGTCTACGCCATCATGGGCTTACTCGGCGTAGTCCTATGGCCACAGGTGTAGCTTATCGTTGTCAAACACCAGTACCTTTTATCGCTGCCGCAGATTCCGATTACCAATATAGTATTGGAAACTATATAAAGCGGATGTTACTCGTTAGCGATAATAACGCTTATAACCGCCTCTATGAATTTGTAGGTCAAAGGCCACTTAACGAACGATTAGCCTCTTTAGGCTATTCGCAAGTCCGTATCGTACGTCGCTTCGCCCCATGTGATACAACTGCTAATCGCCATACGAATCCCGTTGCCTTCTATGACCCAAATGGCCATATAATCTATAGTCAGGAAGCTGCTAGCAACACAAAGCCTTTCGATGCACCAATAGGACATGTTGCAAAAGGTAAGGCATACAAAGCTGGTGGAAAAGTGATTCGCCAACCCTACGATCTCACAACAGCTAATTACTTGCCTTTACAAGACATTACTGACATGCTTAAAGCAGTGATGTTTCCAACTTATACAGCCAAGGCTAGCCATTTCAGCCTAACCAATACAGATTATCAATTCTTGCGGTACTATTTGCATCACACACCGCATAGTTCAGGTTTCATACCTTACCACTCTGCCGTATACTTTGATGCATATAAAAAGTATTTATACTATGGCCGCCGCAAAACAGCTGTTAACCGTCCCGACCTACGCATTTACAATATAGTGGGGATGTCACACGGCTACCTAGCTGACGTTGCTTACATCGCTGACTCAACTCAGCATGCTGAATTCATGCTGAGTTGCGTATTATATACCAACGAGGATGGGATAATCAATGATGGAGTATACGAATACACAACAGTGGGATTACCTTTCATGGAGAGGCTAGGTAAAGTTATCTACAAATATGAAGTAAATCGCTCCAAACGTTATATAGCTAACCTGTCAGAAATGTTTTCTGCTGAAAGCCAATAA
- the porV gene encoding type IX secretion system outer membrane channel protein PorV, with the protein MVFSKTSLRFVFLSGLLGVSAGATAQNVQNTITTAVPILTLSPDSRSAALGEAGVAISPDANSAYYNAGKLGFVTNKYSVSPSYTPWLRTITDDMGLAYLSGYSKLGQRSAIAASLMYFDLGSISLRGNQNQLLGDFNPKEYAVSISYGQKLSDNFGVGISVRYIRSNLTGNLSTDAKPGNAAAVDLGAYYNKDLTIGAGEYNLGLGASLSNIGTKITYTDPQQADFLPTNLKLGTAIMRELDAYNKLTFTVDANKLLVPTPYYIEGVAPNDQRIIDKNREIANKSVVSAMLGSFNDAPGGFKEELREINLSAGLEYWYNDLLAVRAGYFYENQYKGDRQYLSFGAGIRYQVFGVDGAYLVPNSRQNPLAQTIRVSLHFNFNKLEEAFGPSDSNSTN; encoded by the coding sequence ATGGTTTTTTCGAAGACTTCTTTGCGTTTTGTGTTTCTGTCCGGTCTGTTAGGCGTATCAGCTGGCGCTACGGCTCAAAACGTGCAGAATACGATTACCACGGCCGTGCCTATCCTAACTCTCAGCCCAGACTCTCGTTCAGCGGCGCTCGGGGAGGCAGGAGTGGCCATTTCACCAGATGCAAATTCCGCCTATTACAATGCTGGTAAGCTAGGTTTTGTCACGAACAAGTATAGTGTATCTCCGTCCTACACCCCTTGGTTGCGCACGATTACTGATGATATGGGCCTCGCCTACCTATCAGGTTATTCTAAGCTAGGTCAGCGGTCAGCTATTGCTGCTTCGCTCATGTATTTTGACCTAGGCAGCATCTCATTACGCGGTAACCAAAACCAACTATTAGGAGATTTTAACCCGAAGGAGTACGCTGTCAGCATTTCCTACGGACAAAAGCTAAGCGACAATTTTGGTGTCGGTATCTCCGTACGCTACATCCGCTCCAACCTAACTGGCAACCTCAGCACCGACGCTAAGCCCGGAAACGCGGCTGCAGTGGACCTAGGTGCTTACTACAACAAAGACCTAACGATTGGTGCTGGTGAATACAACCTTGGTTTAGGAGCTTCTTTATCGAACATCGGTACAAAAATTACTTATACCGATCCGCAGCAAGCCGACTTCTTGCCCACAAACCTGAAGCTAGGTACCGCTATTATGCGCGAGCTAGATGCGTATAACAAGCTTACTTTCACAGTCGATGCGAATAAGCTCTTAGTTCCTACGCCGTACTATATCGAGGGTGTTGCCCCTAATGATCAGAGAATCATAGATAAGAACCGGGAAATTGCTAATAAATCTGTAGTCAGCGCAATGTTAGGTTCTTTCAATGATGCCCCAGGTGGTTTCAAAGAAGAGCTACGCGAGATAAACCTTTCAGCTGGTCTTGAGTATTGGTACAATGACTTGTTAGCGGTCCGTGCAGGTTACTTTTATGAAAACCAATACAAAGGTGACCGCCAATACCTCAGCTTTGGAGCTGGTATCCGTTATCAAGTATTTGGGGTAGATGGTGCTTACTTAGTTCCTAATTCCCGCCAAAATCCTTTAGCGCAAACTATTCGCGTATCATTACACTTTAACTTCAATAAGCTGGAAGAAGCCTTTGGGCCCAGCGACAGTAATTCGACCAACTAA
- a CDS encoding APC family permease: protein MAQPSVPIYRIGLYTGIAIVVANMVGTGVFTSLGFQVLGIQSGFALLMLWIVGGLIALCGALSYGELAAALPRSGGEYHYLSYIYHPIIGFLSGWVSATVGFAAPTALAAIALGKYAVSVWPALNPQVLSMLVVAVLTLIHATSSRAGSRFQVAVTLLKVLLLILFIGAGLWEATPQKLSFVPQHADWQQIISPAFAISLVYVSYAYSGWNAAVYLAGEVEQPQRNLPRMLITGTTLVLLLYVGLNFVFLYSTPLTKLSGQVEVGYLAANQIFGLAVGRLMGGVIAVLLVSTVSSMVFAGPRIVQVMGEDLPALRGLAVVSRQGIPVRAMLLQALLTLFFIVTSTFEEVLLYAGFVLSLSTFLTVLGLFVLRWRQPQLTRPYRTWAYPVPPLLFLALSGWTLVFILRDKPVESLLGLLTVLVGAGVYKLGIQKSAA from the coding sequence ATGGCCCAACCTTCCGTACCTATTTATCGCATTGGTTTGTACACCGGCATCGCTATCGTTGTTGCCAATATGGTCGGAACGGGGGTATTTACCAGTCTCGGTTTTCAGGTGCTAGGTATCCAAAGTGGCTTTGCACTCCTGATGTTGTGGATAGTTGGCGGACTAATCGCCTTGTGCGGAGCGTTGAGCTACGGTGAGCTTGCGGCAGCTTTGCCGCGTTCGGGTGGCGAATACCACTATCTATCTTATATCTACCACCCGATTATAGGGTTCTTATCAGGTTGGGTCTCCGCAACAGTGGGCTTTGCAGCGCCAACAGCTTTAGCTGCCATTGCCTTAGGGAAGTATGCTGTTAGTGTGTGGCCTGCTTTAAACCCGCAAGTGTTATCGATGCTTGTAGTAGCGGTACTCACGCTCATTCACGCAACGAGCAGCCGAGCTGGTAGTCGTTTCCAAGTTGCTGTTACCTTATTGAAGGTGCTACTACTCATTCTGTTTATTGGAGCTGGGTTGTGGGAAGCTACACCACAGAAGTTATCCTTTGTACCGCAACATGCGGACTGGCAGCAGATCATAAGTCCTGCCTTTGCTATCTCATTGGTGTATGTATCTTATGCGTACTCGGGTTGGAACGCCGCTGTCTATCTGGCTGGTGAGGTCGAGCAGCCCCAGCGCAATCTGCCGCGCATGCTAATAACCGGGACGACTTTAGTGCTCTTATTATACGTGGGGCTCAACTTCGTTTTCCTTTATTCTACGCCCCTAACAAAGCTGTCCGGTCAAGTTGAGGTAGGTTACCTAGCTGCCAACCAGATTTTTGGGCTAGCTGTTGGGCGATTGATGGGCGGTGTAATTGCTGTGTTGCTTGTCTCTACCGTAAGCTCCATGGTTTTTGCGGGACCTCGTATTGTACAGGTGATGGGCGAGGATCTACCCGCCTTACGGGGCTTAGCAGTCGTCAGTCGTCAAGGCATTCCGGTGAGGGCGATGCTGCTACAAGCATTACTTACCCTTTTCTTTATCGTTACATCTACCTTCGAAGAGGTTTTGCTCTACGCTGGGTTTGTGCTCAGTTTATCTACTTTCCTGACGGTGCTAGGGCTGTTTGTGCTACGCTGGCGCCAACCACAACTAACACGGCCCTACCGCACATGGGCATATCCAGTGCCTCCACTTCTCTTCCTCGCACTGAGTGGTTGGACACTTGTATTCATTCTCCGTGATAAGCCAGTAGAATCACTCCTGGGCCTCCTTACTGTTCTTGTAGGTGCAGGTGTCTACAAGCTAGGTATACAGAAGTCTGCTGCATGA
- the porU gene encoding type IX secretion system sortase PorU yields the protein MRFFTLRLLLCGALLSLGFRVKAQSGEQVKHTTLTWQSYAHLDMPNGSVRRVPTFMGAVYQPGEILGSYTINLAGTVESGALRNTVYEALPEADSRLFSSGELPADVPVKVRTGTTRRQPVSFVTLQPLRRNSRTGQAEKLVSFDYAYTLATVARRPTTRTYTSTSVLNTGDWYKIGVPTNGIYKLDKNFLKALGIDVQSIDPRRLQVYGNATGLLPQLNSDPRPDDLVENAIYVSSGNNSTFGDNDYALFYARGPHTWTRDGTSQRFQHIEHIYTDTAYYFVRVSTNLGKRVATGATLTGSSATISTFAERQFYERDLNNLLRSGRQWLGETFDTSTPQREFTFSIPDLVTTVPVQVQSSVAANSPVGTSTTFRTAINGVAMNNAQNIPAAYSSYFPEAANTSVVNFSTTLTGNPTEVRVALTYDASGASNSTTAKGYLDYLEVNAQRRLRMSDKLLEFRSFDNISANARSQFVLSDATDAVIWDVTNPHIPVQQPLAINGSTSSFVAATNVLREFVAFKGNDFPSPRAFGRVPNQNLHALNTDGKLDLVIVCYPPFKEEAERLAQHRRDHDKLNVQVVTTSQVYNEFSSGGQDVTAIRDLMKMVYDRAAVGKQNYLLLFGDASFDYKADPSNDLTKAPAWWTDRHWGNPQGSTTTQNLDKINQNYVPVYESRESFAPIFSRLTGSGGNSYSSDDYFGFLDENEGYWREDIEETETIDIGIGRLPVRTPPGQPGSTALVRDVVDKLIAYDSPDGYGKWRNRITFVADDGEVDFHMMKSSEPFANSLLTVHPSYNVRKVYLAMYPQTISAAGQLSPDCNQAIDEAIEQGSLIINYNGHGGPESWAEERIFTKGSIARLQNTQRLSFFVTATCDFSTYDNPENTSAGEQLLTDTKAGAIALLTTTRLATTTANLSLNTAFYNEVFKPSADGSMPRLGEVVAETKNNSTSATINRHFSLLGDPTTRLAYPEQTVTISSINGQPVSSGTTLKSLDKVELKGQVLRGGVVNTNFTGTSQITVYEKPSIIKTLVNEPGDTTANIAIQENIIYDGQASVRNGQFALSFVVPKDINYSLGNGKISLYAADVTNRVDAHGSSVVPIGGANSTAQADSLPPRIRLFMDSESFVFGGLTSPNTTLLARLRDENGINTASSGVGHEITAVLDNDLSKLTILNDYYTSEVDSFQAGTVKYLFKELNTGPHMLRLKAWDTHNNSSEKEIEFIVASSEKLALSHVLNYPNPFSSSTTFHFDQNRSGDDLEVQVQIFTVSGKLVRTLRTSVAGSSSHLSALSWDGRDEYNDQLARGVYVYRVSVRSLTFKGSTASKYEKLVILN from the coding sequence ATGCGTTTTTTTACTCTTCGTCTCCTGCTTTGCGGCGCTTTGTTAAGCTTGGGCTTTCGGGTGAAAGCGCAGTCGGGTGAGCAGGTAAAGCATACGACGCTTACCTGGCAGAGCTATGCTCACCTCGATATGCCAAATGGATCGGTGCGGCGCGTCCCTACCTTCATGGGTGCTGTGTACCAACCAGGAGAAATACTGGGGTCCTACACCATCAACCTAGCCGGTACCGTGGAAAGTGGCGCACTCCGCAATACTGTGTACGAAGCACTTCCGGAAGCTGACAGTCGCCTCTTTTCTAGTGGCGAGCTGCCTGCTGATGTACCCGTAAAAGTCCGCACAGGCACTACCCGCCGTCAGCCAGTAAGCTTCGTAACACTACAGCCCTTACGTCGGAACTCGCGAACGGGACAAGCTGAAAAGCTGGTTTCCTTCGATTATGCATACACCCTAGCTACCGTAGCACGCCGGCCCACGACTCGCACCTACACTTCTACGTCGGTACTTAACACAGGTGATTGGTATAAGATTGGGGTGCCAACCAATGGTATCTACAAGCTAGATAAGAACTTTCTCAAAGCGCTCGGCATCGATGTACAAAGTATAGATCCGCGCCGCTTACAAGTGTATGGCAATGCTACCGGCTTATTGCCGCAGCTCAACAGCGACCCGCGTCCCGACGACTTAGTCGAAAATGCCATCTACGTTTCTAGCGGCAACAACAGCACCTTCGGCGATAACGACTACGCTTTGTTTTACGCCCGCGGCCCGCACACGTGGACGCGCGACGGTACGAGCCAGCGCTTTCAGCATATCGAGCACATCTACACCGACACGGCCTATTACTTTGTGCGGGTGAGTACTAACCTAGGTAAGCGCGTTGCCACGGGAGCTACACTCACGGGTTCTTCCGCTACTATCTCCACCTTCGCCGAGCGCCAGTTTTACGAGCGTGATTTAAATAACCTGTTGCGCTCCGGTCGTCAATGGCTGGGAGAAACATTTGACACAAGCACTCCGCAACGAGAATTTACTTTCTCAATACCAGATCTGGTAACGACTGTGCCGGTACAAGTGCAATCGTCGGTTGCCGCCAACTCCCCGGTTGGTACTTCCACTACTTTTCGCACTGCTATCAACGGCGTTGCCATGAACAACGCTCAAAACATCCCAGCAGCTTATTCCAGTTACTTTCCGGAAGCAGCCAATACCAGTGTTGTAAACTTTTCAACTACCCTAACGGGTAATCCCACAGAAGTACGAGTCGCGCTTACCTACGATGCCAGCGGAGCTAGCAATTCCACTACGGCAAAAGGCTACTTGGATTACTTAGAAGTAAATGCCCAACGCCGTTTGCGCATGAGCGACAAACTGCTAGAATTTCGCTCCTTTGATAACATCAGCGCCAACGCTCGGAGTCAGTTTGTGCTTAGCGATGCGACCGATGCCGTTATATGGGACGTCACGAACCCACACATACCCGTTCAGCAGCCCTTGGCTATCAACGGTAGCACGAGCAGCTTTGTAGCAGCGACAAACGTATTGCGCGAGTTTGTGGCATTTAAAGGCAATGATTTCCCTAGCCCCCGTGCCTTTGGTCGCGTTCCGAACCAAAACCTACACGCCCTCAACACAGATGGCAAGCTAGATCTGGTTATTGTATGCTATCCGCCCTTCAAAGAAGAAGCCGAGCGCCTCGCGCAGCACCGTCGTGACCATGACAAGCTGAACGTACAAGTAGTAACTACGTCTCAAGTTTATAATGAATTCAGCTCCGGTGGGCAGGATGTTACTGCCATTCGCGACCTGATGAAGATGGTATATGACCGCGCCGCAGTTGGCAAGCAAAACTATTTACTGCTCTTCGGTGACGCCTCGTTCGATTATAAAGCTGACCCCAGCAATGATCTAACAAAGGCGCCAGCTTGGTGGACTGATCGGCATTGGGGAAATCCGCAAGGAAGTACGACAACCCAAAATCTGGATAAAATCAACCAGAACTACGTGCCTGTTTATGAATCTAGGGAATCGTTTGCGCCTATTTTCTCCCGTCTAACTGGTTCGGGCGGGAATTCTTATTCATCAGACGATTACTTTGGTTTTCTCGACGAAAATGAAGGCTACTGGCGTGAGGATATCGAAGAGACTGAAACAATCGACATTGGTATTGGCCGCTTACCTGTCCGCACGCCCCCAGGACAACCTGGATCTACTGCGCTCGTGCGTGATGTAGTAGATAAGCTTATTGCTTACGACTCGCCTGATGGGTATGGCAAGTGGCGCAATCGCATCACCTTTGTAGCGGATGATGGAGAAGTAGATTTTCATATGATGAAGTCCTCTGAGCCCTTTGCTAATTCATTACTTACTGTTCATCCCAGCTATAATGTACGCAAGGTATATTTGGCAATGTACCCGCAGACTATTTCTGCTGCTGGTCAACTATCACCTGACTGCAACCAAGCAATTGATGAAGCCATTGAGCAGGGCTCTTTGATTATCAACTATAATGGTCATGGAGGGCCTGAGTCCTGGGCTGAAGAGCGAATCTTCACGAAGGGATCCATTGCGCGACTTCAAAATACACAGCGTTTGAGCTTCTTTGTTACAGCTACTTGCGATTTTAGTACCTACGATAACCCGGAGAATACTTCCGCCGGCGAACAGCTACTTACGGATACAAAAGCAGGTGCTATTGCGCTCCTCACCACCACACGTCTAGCGACTACCACGGCTAATCTTAGTTTGAATACGGCTTTCTATAATGAAGTATTTAAGCCATCTGCTGATGGTTCAATGCCTCGTTTAGGAGAAGTAGTAGCAGAAACTAAGAACAATAGCACCTCTGCTACTATCAATCGCCATTTCAGTTTGCTCGGCGACCCCACAACCCGCTTAGCTTATCCAGAGCAAACTGTAACAATAAGCAGCATTAACGGGCAACCTGTTTCATCGGGAACTACGTTGAAATCCTTAGATAAAGTAGAGTTAAAAGGCCAAGTACTTCGCGGTGGAGTTGTCAATACGAACTTCACTGGCACCAGTCAGATAACCGTATATGAGAAGCCTTCTATAATAAAAACGCTTGTCAATGAGCCAGGTGACACCACTGCAAATATTGCTATACAAGAAAACATTATCTACGACGGTCAAGCCTCGGTTCGTAACGGTCAGTTTGCGCTTAGCTTTGTTGTTCCGAAGGACATCAACTACAGCTTAGGTAATGGCAAGATCAGCTTATACGCTGCCGATGTGACCAACCGAGTTGATGCACACGGTAGCTCTGTCGTGCCTATTGGTGGTGCCAACAGCACCGCTCAAGCCGATAGTTTGCCCCCGCGCATTCGTTTGTTTATGGATTCAGAGTCATTTGTATTTGGTGGTCTCACGTCTCCTAATACTACCTTGCTCGCTCGTCTGCGGGATGAAAACGGCATCAACACCGCTAGCTCCGGTGTGGGTCACGAAATCACAGCAGTGCTAGACAATGATCTGAGCAAGCTCACTATCCTAAACGATTACTACACCTCTGAAGTGGACAGCTTCCAGGCAGGTACTGTCAAATATCTGTTCAAGGAGCTGAATACCGGTCCGCATATGCTACGTCTGAAGGCGTGGGATACTCACAACAACTCCTCCGAGAAAGAAATAGAGTTTATTGTTGCAAGCAGCGAAAAGCTAGCCCTAAGCCACGTTCTCAATTACCCTAATCCATTCTCTTCGTCCACTACCTTTCACTTTGACCAAAACCGTAGCGGTGACGACTTAGAAGTGCAAGTACAAATTTTTACGGTTTCGGGCAAGCTGGTGCGAACGTTGCGCACCAGCGTTGCCGGCAGCAGTTCTCATCTTTCGGCACTCTCCTGGGATGGTCGCGATGAATACAACGATCAGCTTGCACGAGGCGTGTACGTGTACCGCGTAAGCGTACGTTCCCTTACTTTTAAGGGATCGACGGCTTCCAAGTACGAAAAACTAGTTATCCTCAACTAA